Proteins encoded by one window of Dendropsophus ebraccatus isolate aDenEbr1 chromosome 4, aDenEbr1.pat, whole genome shotgun sequence:
- the LOC138789060 gene encoding dimethylaniline monooxygenase [N-oxide-forming] 2-like isoform X1: MKVAVIGAGVSGLTCIKCCLDEGLEPTCYERSDDIGGLWRFSNNVENGQASIYQSVVSNTSKELMCYSDFPYPEDYPNFVPNHKLLEYQRKYADEFHLLKYIRFRTAVISVRKSKDFGSSGQWSVTTEKDSKQETTIFDAVMVCSGHHTDPYYPLESYPGLKRFRGRYFHSREYKNPDQFKGKRVVIVGMGNSAADIAVDLSRTASQVFLSTRRGVWVIGRVYDHGYPWDICYNTRFETLKRNNLPMSIISRLTETKMNQWFCHENYGLQPVNRTQFKEPLVNDELPSCILCGFVAVKTSVSDFTETGAKFDDGSVEENIDVVIFATGYSYDFPFLDESVIKIETNKPSLYRSIVPSTLEKPTLGIIGLIQPLGPIMSAAELQGRWLTRVFKGLCPYPPLQMVMDDIEKKHKIFVKRFGTTRENRLQVDFVEYMDELASDIGVKPNISALLLSDPVLASALFFGPCTPFHYRLVGPGKWSPARDMILTTWDRILKPTKTRVVKREKTSFLSVTKVLGALCVLAVLVAVVIY, encoded by the exons AACAACGTAGAGAATGGCCAAGCCAGCATTTATCAGTCCGTTGTCAGCAACACCAGCAAAGAGCTGATGTGTTACAGCGATTTCCCCTACCCCGAGGACTATCCAAACTTTGTTCCAAATCACAAACTGCTGGAATACCAAAGAAAATACGCCGACGAGTTTCATCTACTGAAATATATCCGATTCAGG ACTGCAGTCATCAGTGTGAGGAAAAGCAAAGACTTTGGGAGCAGCGGGCAATGGTCGGTGACCACAGAAAAGGATTCCAAGCAAGAGACGACCATATTTGATGCTGTGATGGTTTGCTCCGGCCACCACACTGATCCCTACTACCCACTGGAGTCTTATCCGG GTCTGAAGCGGTTTAGAGGACGATATTTCCATAGCCGAGAATACAAGAATCCCGACCAGTTCAAAGGAAAACGGGTCGTTATAGTTGGAATGGGGAACTCCGCAGCCGATATCGCTGTGGATCTCAGCCGCACGGCTTCCCAG GTGTTTCTTAGTACTAGGAGAGGAGTCTGGGTGATCGGTCGTGTGTACGATCATGGATACCCATGGGatatctgttataatacacggtTTGAGACTTTGAAGAGAAACAATCTCCCCATGTCGATTATTTCAAGATTGACCGAGACAAAGATGAACCAGTGGTTTTGTCACGAGAACTATGGGCTCCAACCTGTGAACCG GACACAATTTAAAGAGCCCTTGGTGAACGATGAGCTACCCAGCTGCATTTTGTGTGGATTTGTAGCAGTAAAAACATCAGTGTCGGACTTCACCGAAACTGGTGCAAAATTCGATGACGGTTCTGTTGAGGAGAACATTGATGTTGTTATATTTGCAACCGGATATTCCTACGATTTTCCATTCTTGGACGAATCGGTCATCAAAATAGAAACAAACAAACCCAGCCTATACAGGAGTATCGTCCCATCCACATTGGAGAAGCCGACACTGGGCATTATCGGCCTCATTCAACCTCTCGGGCCCATCATGTCAGCAGCAGAGCTGCAGGGACGCTGGCTCACAAGAGTTTTTAAAG GACTCTGCCCATATCCTCCATTACAGATGGTGATGGATGACATTGAAAAGAAACATAAAATCTTTGTAAAAAG gtTTGGAACAACAAGAGAGAACCGTCTGCAGGTGGATTTTGTAGAATACATGGATGAATTGGCCTCAGATATTGGAGTGAAGCCCAATATTTCCGCATTGCTTCTGTCCGATCCTGTACTTGCCTCGGCACTTTTCTTCGGTCCTTGTACACCGTTTCATTACCGCTTGGTCGGCCCAGGGAAGTGGAGCCCCGCCAGGGACATGATCCTGACCACATGGGATCGCATCCTAAAACCGACAAAGACTCGTGTTgtaaagagagaaaaaacaaGTTTCTTGTCCGTCACCAAAGTACTGGGCGCTCTGTGTGTATTGGCGGTTCTCGTTGCTGTGGTTATATACTAG